GTTGTAAAAACCAGAAATAACGTGATGTTGATGCAAAAAAAATGGGGCCTGAAAAGAGAGATTGCTTACAACTGTCATTGCGAGGGCGAAGCCCGTGGCAATCTCAGACGCGCAAAGGCAGAGATTGCTTCGCTGCGCTCGCAATGACATGTTAAGATGGCAGGCTAGCCCCCCCTACCAGGTGCCACCTTGAAGGAACATGCGCAAGGAATACTACGTATATATTCTAACCAACAAGCACAACACGGTCCTTTATACGGGCGTGACCCGCGATCTGACCCGGCGCGTGTACGAACACCGAGAAAAGCTCGCTGAGGGATTCACGGCACGGTACAATGTTCACAAGCTTGTCTTTTATGAAATGACAGACGATGTCCAAGCCGCAATCGCCCGTGAGAAGCAAATCAAGGCGGGCCCGCGTCGGAAAAAGATCGACCTCATCAATGGCATGAATCCCGAGTGGCGCGATTTGTATGAAGAGTTGTAGAAAGGCTGCGTCTGTCATTGTGGGGAGTGTTACAACTGTCATTGCGAGGGCGAAGCCCGTGGCAATCCCCTACGCGTAAAGGCAGAGATTGCTTCGCTGAGCTCGCAATGACAGGGTTGGGGTCTGTCATTGCTGTACGTGTCAAGTAATTCGTGGACAAGACTCGAGGAATTCTAGGGGAGTTTTCCCCCCTAGGGCTTGATGCGGTCTTAGGTTGTTGTAGTAGTAGATGTACTGTTCGAGTTCCTTTTTGAACTCTTCTTCG
This region of Desulfomonile tiedjei genomic DNA includes:
- a CDS encoding GIY-YIG nuclease family protein → MRKEYYVYILTNKHNTVLYTGVTRDLTRRVYEHREKLAEGFTARYNVHKLVFYEMTDDVQAAIAREKQIKAGPRRKKIDLINGMNPEWRDLYEEL
- a CDS encoding transposase, translating into EEEFKKELEQYIYYYNNLRPHQALGGKTPLEFLESCPRIT